The stretch of DNA AAACTGAGAAAGCGAAGGCATCAGTAGGTACAAATAGAATTAGCTTTTACTCCTAGCcgactgttcattactttttgAGTTTCCCAGAATCTTCAATTAGATAATATTTGGTGATTAtccttattattattgttatatataCGGTTTGGTGATTATcctaaaataaacaataatgatattgtcaaaataatgctattgtcaaaataaatataaagaataatgctagctAGTCTTTAATTGGAATGAAGTCATGTACTTTATAATTGAACAATTTAATATTGATATGTACTACCAATCTTTCTGTGTGGAGAACTCACGAAAATGATTGAATAACCAAGACTCGATGCATTTTACAGCCTGATttagtttctttatcataaccTTACGTTATATACGGTTTGGATACTAAATTTTGTAAATTCTATATTATTTGCAGTGCTTTCACAGGCTGTAAAAAGAGGAAAACAGGAAGGTTATGATATTGTATTATGTGATACATCTGGACGTAAGTAATTCATGGGTTGCACTTAGCAATTATGaagttcttcatctttttcattcaattttctCTATATTGCATCTTGGGTTGCAAAAGTATAACCATTAGAATGGGGAGGACAGATTCTGGGAAAGAAGGTGCGGTGCCAACGGCGCCGGCAGTGAGGAGATGAAGAGAGGAAAATGAAAAACGTTCGAATTCCTTCCCGGCGGAACTCTCATCCACTGTCAAATGCATCGAGTCACACGGTAATATGTGGTTCTGTGCATTTGAAATCAAATCGACCACTAAATCAATTTCTGAACGTTTATCCGACCAAGCTGGAATTTACATATTTAGATGTCAAATAGAGAAATCAAATGTATCATTAACCATATTTAATCACCTCATCTAAAATCTTCTGCTCATCTCACATTTATGTGTTATTTTCTTGGTTAATTTATATACAGATAGGATGAGCAATATTTTGGCAGATTAGATAATCACGGATTTGGGATGTTTATTAGCAGTCTGAGGTGCAGCCGCATCAGCAGTAGCACCTGAATACCGTAAAAAAAAGGTACTGATTTCtatgattttggtttaggaAGTTAATCTTGATTAACTAATAAGTGCCGAAATTTGCCATGGTTGTCATTACAACATTGACTTAACACTATGTCATAAAAGGCATGCTCGTGTGGTTTGATGCTGCGATCATGAGTTTATATACAACATAGTGTTAATTGAAAACCTAGGATGTTGAGTAGTATTTGTATTAGTCTAAACTTTGAAGCACATGAGGTGGAAAAACATTAGCGGGGATTATAATGTCTTATTAATTGAAAACATGAATGAAATCGTTAACAAACAAATTAACCGATAATAAATATCAGATacaattataatataaactaCAAAATAAGACATTTAGccaaacattataaaaaatatgacgaTAAATATCACATAATTATAAGTCTATTGGCCTAAATTAAATGAAGATGAGTGTAAACTAAACATTATCAAAAACCTCACGATAAACAACATTTGTAGTGGTAGTGCAGACTGCACCTTCTTCATTGAGTATGAGCAACTTCAGACCCTTTCTAGATTTGACTCTTGATAATGCGACATATAGCTGGCCGTGAGTAAATACTGGCTTAGGAAGATATATACCAACCTGTGATAGCGATTGACCTTGACTTTTGTTTATAGTCATTGCTAGACAAAGAGTCAGTGGGAACTGTTTGCGCCTAAATTTAAATGGTAGTCCAGGATCGCTAGGGATCAAATTCAACCTTGACACAAATATCTTGTCTCCTGCATTTTTTCTGTAATTACTATTACACCAATAAATTTATTCCCCAACTCAGTTATAGTTAGCCTAGTGCCATTACACAAACCAGCTGCTTGATCAATGTTCCTCATAAGCATTGCAGGACAACCGACTTTTAGTTTTAACCTGTGATTAGGAATTCCTGAACACTTGATGTCGTTCAAAAATTCTAGAGTAAACCAGTCAGGCTGaatttctgaatttgaatctgACTGACAAACACTATCacaacatacatatatataataatcaaaattgtATACCGtaaaacataaaacttaaaaaatcaaaattgtaaaagaaattCAGAATGTGATCGCCCTATgaaaaacataaaacttaaaaaatcaaaattgtataccgtaaaatatatatataataatattaataaataaacatcaataatttgtaaaattaataataatataattacttTAGCATCCATGAGCACCATCTCCATTGAGAATGACAATTTGTCTTTCGCCATATCTTTGACATACCAAAGACGGACGACTCTGACGATTATGTTCCAATTCTCCTTAGCAGGTGCGATTTCAGAAATTGCATCGTGTTTTGGTGCCATTGGCAAtaggaaaatgaaaagaaaaaaaaaaaatagtagcaagctgaagaaaaaaataaactatgtGAGTGTTCTAGGAGATGTAGAATGTTTGTTAAGTCTTCACGTTTAAATAGAATTAAGGGTTGAGCAATTCTAGTGTCTGCATAACTTATTGCCTAATTTTTAGGATCGGGATTTGTGTGATATAAATCAGTTTAGGAAGGAAATTAttgaatattgtaaaaaaaaaaatgtgtacgTAAATTTTTTTAGGCTGAATattgtataaaattaaaatgtgtaCTATAGTTACCTTGTTTACCTTATTTTTCCCCGtgctttgttttttatttggttcACGAACGGAATTGGAGAGATTGATATTGTTTGACCAACTTGAATGGTATTTTATAATACCCTTTTCAGTATAATTAAGTCACCCAAATTCTCTCTTTTAGTTTCTGATTTTTGATAAGAAACACACGAAATGATATtaatgcatataaaatgtgactTAATGAATTCTGATTCGATCATGATCATATAATAAAACCGAATCAGATGAGTATAAATGCATACCCTATTTTCTGATTTGTTAGTAAATGTCGATATTGTTACCAAACTTCTCTATCAATCCCATTCATTACACTTAATTATCTAAGGATATTGTTTTACCACTGAGTATAGATGAGGCCAATAATGTTCATTCTTGCAGATCACTTGGATAAGGATCAAATCAGTTGAGACCTGCAAATGGATTGGACTGTACAAAAATAATTCGTGAATGGTTTAATGCATCAACCGAAACTTCTGCATTCTCCAGATATCCAACGAAGAGAATTAATGCCATAAAGTACCATATATCAAGGCTGCGTGACAATAACAACCAAAACATGCATCATCAtaaactcataatttttttatttagtgttCGCTAGTCAATTAAATCTttaatatttgtcaaaaaataaaatcctactataataataataataatagtaaaatagTAATACTAATACCATAAACGGAATTGGAGAGATTAATGATAGTTTGACCAACTTGAATGgtttactcattattttaattaccataTATACAAAAACTATCATTAATATTATCAGTCAAAATTGATGCGATCCTTAATAATAGTAAACGATAACATGATATGGACAAATCCACTATTAAATGGTAAATTGATGCGATCCTTAATAATAGTAAACGATAACATGATATGGATAAAATTGAATAGGGGAATGAGTAATTGGACAAATCCActattaaatgttgaatcaatTAACATGTTCGTCCTCTTCTTACAAAAGGGAAATAGATGAATATCACATATCACATTTGGAATGAGAAATATATAACGTAAAATATGAATTAATATCACATAAGGGAAATAAATatgaggaatgaggttgaatgaggagaggagagagaaaggcaAATAAGCCTGGCTTTCAACCACAGGTAAAAATACGTTTGTAGATTTATTGACTTATAAGtaatatattttactttaaactgaaaaattaaaattttaattgttgatgaaagataattaatgacaacaatataaatatttacgatcttatataatttaataattaattgcgaaactaatatatatatatatatatatatatatatatatatatatatatatatatatatatatatatatatatatatatatatatatatatatatatataaaataaaggatgattaataatagtaatttcTATTCATCACATTTTAGTAATTTACGGTTACAAATTATTTGTAATTCAATTAATTTCTATTCACGGTAATTTCTATTCATCACATTTTAATTTCTATACTAAAgtaaatttgacatttttaattattacaaaattcattaatttcttttctttaattcCGTTAAATGTAGTTCAATTGTAGTCGACCAATATAATAATGTCattacgtttttttttgttgataaggATGCCAGTACATTTTAATGCCATAAAACAATGAGAAATACAGGTcattaattttatatgtatatcATTATGGAAAAAATCGGACAGCTATGGTGTATTTCTTctcttaataattaataatatgtatatcaacattaaatgtgaggaatgtggttgaatgaggagaggagagagaaagacaaataagtctggcttattacatattatagattaacTAAAGAATATTAATTATTAGATAAAAACTACTGCCTCTtctcatattataagcaaaaaatatcaCTTATTATTTATCcttaatccaaggggaccaatcccacggcccacttgcgggggccccatttaaagccagagtttttttactctgtatggacttagcccaccgaaattggcaccagtgggaatcgaacctgagaccttgagaggagcatactccaagggcccaagccaacaccactcgaccaaccccaaatGGGTTTATCCTTAATCCATATTAAATTAGTGTTAatccatattttattttattataacgaCTTAAGGGTTACCATGTAGTATTATTTGTCCTTAAATAAGGGTTAGAAGGGTTAAAAGGGTTAGGAGGGTTACAAGGGTTAGGATGATGAAAGCTATCTCTAGAATAGAGCAAGCTTTAACTCAAGCTTTAGCGTGAATACGTCTTAACATACGAAAGTatgtactcccttcgtcccaaaatataagaatcgTTTGACCAGTGCACGTATGCCAATACATACTTTTGATTACGattatatttaattctattagtaaaaattatagaaatttgatatttttaaatatatatatatatatatatatatatatatatatatatatatatatatatatatatatatatatatatatatatatatatatatatatatatatatatatatcgaaacaaatcaaacaagatcttatatgataatgtttatatttatatacttttagaaaaatatgatcaaaacaagacatataaatagtgcatttagtcaaagaggatcttataaaatgggacggagggagtagttaatTAAGGAATCTTCGAAATCTCAGTTAACTTAACAATTATTGAATTAGGGTTAATAGATCTTAAGTGATGCGAGTTCGATTTTAGTAGAATGGAGAATGATTTATGCATATTAGTTGAACTAAAATACTTGAATTTGCGTGAATACGTCTTAAATAACCTACTAACGACTTATGTGTAATCTgtataaattttagtttaaagaGTTAAAGTAGTTTATTAAACTTATGCAAACAACATCAATGAATAAATAGATGTCTAATTATGTAATCTGTCAGTTATCCAAAGCTCGATTTGGAACGAACCTTCGGACTGGTGATTTTGCCAACAAATAATGTAACAGTAGAAATCATCACATAATGTATAACACTACCATATGAATACCAAAATTGGAATCAAAGTTTTATGGAAAAATTTAGGCTAAGCAGCAAAGTTATCAGTAACACTCAATCATTCTTATCAAATACTATCAAAACCTTTCGAGTCATTATATGGACAAATTTAGGCTAAGCAGCAAAGTTAAATGGAACAAATCTCAAAACTTGCAACAAATGAGGAGGCTTGTTGCAGAACAATATGTAAACATCTCATTTCTCATTTCTCATTCTTTTCACAGCTGGATAGTTGAGGTTTGACTCCGCCTTCTTCTTAGGTTCCATTGGGAGGAAAGTCTCAAGCTTGTTGTGTAAACAAGGTGGAGGTAATCCTCCACGAACTAATGTTGCGATGTTCTTTATCTTTATGTTTCTCTAACTCTTTCATGATGTTCTTGCTCAGCACAGATTCATGTTTGGGAGCAATTATCTTACCTCCTCAGAGTTGTTCAAGTTGTTTGCCAGCAATGATGGCTAGATGGCCCGCATGTATGTTGATCTCAACCTTTTGGTCCTTTTTGGACCAAAGGTTGAGTCCCACATATTTGTGGACTGCTTGGACACTAAGAAGATTATAATCCCAGTGTggaatttccaaaattttgccCTCTTTTTCTCCTTCAAGATTCATCCCAGTAGAAACCAGTGGATTAAATCGCtgacagaaaagaaaaagagaaaccgttatatttttgtttttattttttgacaacaaCATGAAAGGAAAGATGTAATcttaattgtatttttgttttttgacaacaACATGAAAGGAAGATGTAATCTTAATTTCCCTAAAAGAATGctaaaatttctcaaaaaagaaaaagtaaatgcTACAAATATGGAGCAGCATTGATGATGAGTAATTTTCCCTAAAAATGAGCCATAAGTCACTCACCCGACATCTGAATGAATCTAGGGGAAGATGCAACCCGCATGCCAGCCGCTCACAAATGACATCAGCAACAGAAAGAAGCCTGCTTTCCCATAGCTCCATAGTCTCTATCCACTCATCATCCTTCACACAGCATTTTCAGattcaaaataacaaaatttcaaTGACCTCATAAACAATAGTGAGCATTCGTGACAGTGCCTATAAAAATATGAGCTATCATTACATTTATATCTATCCTAATTTGGCTATAGAAGATTTGCATAATTTCCCTTATATGTTTTGTGTCATTAATCATCAACCACAAATatctttttgaaataataacAAGCACAAAGTTCAAAAGACACAAAGAAAGACACACAACAATAACATGAGTTCCAATGAATGAGTAAGACTAAAACTATGTAAATACACACCCTCAAGGAACTCATAAAGGATCAACAACAGATGATTGGcattttatgtttcaaaatatagTAACAGTTGAAAACCACTTAATCAACACTCAAATTTCAAGATAGCAGAAGCCTATTTGATCACAAATTATACCTTGCCTATGACTATTGACTACTctgtttatattatatgcatcaAGAGTGTCACAacagaaaaaacacaaaaagcaATAACttggtaataaataaaaactactgTCTCTtctcatattataagcaaaaaatatcaCTTATTATTTATCCTTAATCCATATTAAATTAGTGTTAatccatattttattttattataacgaCTTAAGGGTTACCATGTAGTATTATTTGTCCTTAAATAAGGGTTAGAAGGGTTAAAAGGGTTAGGAGGGTTACAAGGGTTAGGATGATGAAAGCTATCTCTAGAATAGAGCAAGCTTTAACTCAAGCTTTAGCGTGAATACGTCTTAACATACGAAAGTatgtactcccttcgtcccaaaatataagaatcgTTTAACCAGTGCACGTATGCCAATACATACTTTTGATTACGattatatttaattctattagtaaaaattatagaaatttgatatttttaaatatatatatatatatatatatatatatatatatatatatatatatatatatatatatatatatatatatatatatcgaaacaaatcaaacaagatcttatatgataatgtttatatttatatacttttagaaaaatatgatcaaaacaagacatataaatagtgcatttagtcaaagaggatcttataaaatgggacggagggagtagttaatTAAGGAATCTTCGGAATCTCAGTTAACTTAACAATTATTGAATTAGGGTTAATAGATCTTAAGTGATGCGAGTTCGATTTTAGTAGAATGGAGAATGATTTATGCATATTAGTTGAACTAAAATACTTGAATTTGCGTGAATACGTCTTAAATAACCTACTAACGACTTATGTGTAATCTGTATAAATTTTAGATTAAAGAGTTAAAGTAGTTTATTAAACTTATGCAAACAACATCAATGAATAAATAGATGTCTAATTATGTAATCTGTCAGTTATCCAAAGCTCGATTTGGAATGAACCTTCGGACTGGTGATTTTGCCAACAAATAATGTAACAGTAGAAATCATCACATAATGTATAACACTACCATATGAATACCAAAATTGGAATCAAAGTTATATGGAAAAATTTAGGCTAAGCAGCAAAGTTATCAGTAACACTCAATCATTCTTATCAAATACTATCAAAACCTTTCGAGTCATTATATGGACAAATTTAGGCTAAGCAGAAAAGTTAAATGGAACAAATCTCAAAACTTGCAACAAATGAGGAGGCTTGTTGCAGAACAATATGTAAACATCTCATTTCTCATTTCTCATTCTTTTCACAGCTGGATAGTTGAGGTTTGACTCCGCCTTCTTCTTAGGTTCCATTGGGAGGAAAGTCTCAAGCTTGTTGTGTAAACAAGGTGGAGGTAATCCTCCACGAACTAATGTTGCGATGTTCTTTATCTTTATGTTTCTCTAACTCTTTCATGATGTTCTTGCTCAGCACAGATTCATGTTTGGGAGCAATTATCTTACCTCCTGAGAGTTGTTCAAGTTATTTGCCAGCAATGATGGCTAGATGGCCCACATGTATGTTGATCTCAACCTTTTGGTCCTTTTTGGACCAAAGGTTGAGTCCCACATATTTGTGGCCTGCTTGGACACTAAGAAGATTATAATCCCAGTGTggaatttccaaaattttgccCTCTTTTTCTCCTTCAAGATTCATCCTAGTAGAAAGTAGAAACCAGTGGATTAAATCGCtgacagaaaagaaaaagagaaaccgttatatttttgtttttgttttttgacaacaACATGAAAGGAAAGATGTAATcttaattgtatttttgttatttgaCAACAACATGAAAGGAAGATGTAATCTTAATTTCCCTAAAAGAATgctaaaatttctaaaaaaagaaaaagtaaatgcTACAAATATGGAGCAGCATTGATGATGAGTAATTTTCCCTAAAAATGAGCCATAAGTCACTCACCCGACATCTGAATGAATCAAGGGGAAGATGCAACCCGCATGCCAGCCGCTCACAAATGACATCAGCAACAGAAAGAAGCCTGCTTTCCCATAGCTCCATAGTCTCTATTCACTCATCATCCTTCACACAGCATTTTCAGattcaaaataacaaaatttcaaTGACCTCATAAACAATAGTAAGCATTCGTGACAATGCCTATAAAAAATATGAGCTATCATTACATTTATATCTATCCTAATTTGGCTATAGAAGATTTGCATAATTTCCCTTATATGTTTTGTGTCATTAATCATCAACCACAAATatctttttgaaataataacAAGCACAAAGTTCAAAAGACGCAAAGAAAGACACACAACAATAACATGAGTTCCAATGAATGAGTAAGACTATAACTATGTAAATACACACCCTCAAGGAACTCATAAAGGATCAACAACAGATGATTGAcattttatgtttcaaaatatagTAACAGTTGAAAACCACTTAATCAACACTCAAATTTCAAGATAGCAGCAGCCTATTTGATCACAAATTATACCTTGCCTATGACTATTGACTACTctgtttatattatatgcatcaAGAGTGTCACAacagaaaaacacaaaaagcaATAACttggtaataaataaaaactactgCCTCTtctcatattataagcaaaaaatatcaCTTATTATTTATCCTTAATCCATATTAAATTAGTGTTAatccatattttattttattataacgaCTTAAGGGTTACCATGTAGTATTATTTGTCCTTAAATAAGGGTTAGAAGGGTTAAAAGGGTTAGGAGGGTTACAAGGGTTAGGATGATGAAAGCTATCTCTAGAATAGAGCAAGCTTTAACTCAAGCTTTAGCATGAATACGTCTTAACATACGAAAGTatgtactcccttcgtcccaaaatataagaatcgTTTGACCAGTGCACGTATGCCAATACATACTTTTGATTACGattatatttaattctattagtaaaaattatagaaatttgatattttaaaatatatatatatatatatcgaaacaaatcaaacaagatcttatatgataatgtttatatttatatacttttagaaaaatatgatcaaaacaagacatataaatggtgcatttagtcaaagaggatcttataaaatgggacggagggagtagttaatTAAGGAATCTTCGGAATCTCAGTTAACTTAACAATTATTGAATTAGGGTTAATAGATCTTAAGTGATGCGAGTTCGATTTTAGTAGAATGGAGAATGATTTATGCATATTAGTTGAACTAAAATACTTGAATTAGCGTGAATACGTCTTAAATAACCTACTAACGACTTATGTGTAATATgtataaattttagtttaaagaGTTAAAGTAGTTTATTAAACTTATGCAAACAACATCAATGAATAAATAGATGTCTAATTATGTAATCTGTCAGTTATCCAAAGCTCGATTTGGAACGAACCTTCGGACTGGTGATTTTGCCAACAAATAATGTAACAGTTGAAATCATCACATAATGTATAAAACTACCATATGAATACCAAAATTGGAATCAAAGTTATATGGAAAAATTTAGGCTAAGCAGCAAAGTTATCAGTAACACTCAATCATTCTTATCAAATACTATCAAAACCTTTCGAGTCATTATATGGACAAATTTAGGCTAAGCAGCAAAGTTAAATGGAACAAATCTCAAAACTTGCAACAAATGAGGAGGCTTGTTGCAGAACAATATGTAAACATCTCATTTCTCATTTCTCATTCTTTTCACAGCTGGATAGTTGAGGTTCTCCGCCTTCTTCTTAGGTTCCATTGGGAGGAAAGTCTCAAGCTTGTTGTGTAAACAAGGTGGAGGTAATCCTCCACGAACTAATGTTGCGATGTTCTTTATCTTTATGTTTCTCTAACTCTTTCATGATGTTCTTGCTCAGCACATATTCATGTTTGGGAGCAATTATCTTACCTCCTGAGAGTTGTTCAAGTTGTTTGCCAGCAATGATGGCTAGATGGCCCGCATGTATGTTGATCTCAACCTTTTGGTCCTTTTTGGACCAAAGGTTGAGTCCCACATATTTGTGGCCTGCTTGGACACTAAGAAGACTATAATCCCGGTGTggaatttccaaaattttgccCTCTTTTTCTCCTTCAAGATTCATCCCAGTAGA from Trifolium pratense cultivar HEN17-A07 linkage group LG5, ARS_RC_1.1, whole genome shotgun sequence encodes:
- the LOC123886117 gene encoding uncharacterized protein LOC123886117, producing the protein MELWESRLLSVADVICERLACGLHLPLDSFRCRRFNPLVSTGMNLEGEKEGKILEIPHWDYNLLSVQAVHKYVGLNLWSKKDQKVEINIHAGHLAIIAGKQLEQL